The Mesomycoplasma ovipneumoniae ATCC 29419 genome segment GAAGAATCTTGACTAGAATTAATTTTAGCGGCAAAATCTGAAGCACGGTATAAATTATTTTGCGCTAAATTCGAATTTTCCTCAGAAAAATTCGATATTGTCGTATTAAAATTTGAGACTGCATCTTCTATTTTTTTTGTAATTTTTTGCAGTGCAAAGTTAAAATCTGCTTTTAAAAACTTTCTTGAGTCATAAAAAGAAACAGGATATAAAACAAAATCTGACTGTGCAAAATTTTGGTCAGTTATTTGTTGTCTTGCTCTAAATTTAATAATAAAATTTTGATTTAAATCATCAAAATTTAAATCAACAAAGTCTAAAATTGGCAAACTAGTTTTTTCATTTTGCTGTTCAAATTTAACAAGTTGATTTGAATCTTCACTAAAATAATAAGGAATCAAATACTCATCAAGTTTAATCGTGTTTTTAAGAGCATTTCCGTCAAATAATAAACTTTTGATTGCAGAAAAATCGCTATTTTTGCTTATTTTTTCAGGATTAAATGCAACATATTTTACTTTCTTTACAAATTGCTGCACTTCTTCACGCGGATGTTTTCCGTTATATTTAAATGTAAAACTAATTCCGACTGTTATTCCAACAAAAGCTAATCCTGTGAAAAATGATGACAAAATTAATACTTTTCTTTTATTTTTTTTAATTTTGGTTGCTAAACTTGATGAATTCATAGTCCACTCCTAAATTTTAATAAATTAATAAATTATAGCATATTTTGGCTTTTTGGCATAGAAGTGCTATTATTATTAATTTTATGTTTAAAAATAAAAGCAAATTGATTTTTAAACATAAAATAAGAAAATTAGCAACTTTTTTGCTTTATTTGCTAAAAAAGTAAATAAAATTTTGCTTTTGTTTAAGTAAGTTATGCTATAATTTTACCTTATTTAATTTAAATCTCTTTCTATTTTAATATTTTAAAACTTAAAACTCTTAGATCATGCCAAACTCACTTAATTTAATATCACTTTTAACTAAAAGAATTACTGATTTTTTATCTATCTACGGTTTTGAACACATTAAATCTGATGAACTGACAACTTTTGAGAAAAATTTTGTAAAGCTAAATATTGACAAATCTCACCCTGCTTTTGACCCAACTCAAAGTCTTGTTTTTGATAACGAAAATTTGTTGGCAACTCATAAAACTGGTGTTTCAATTGAAGCAATTGCAAAATATCCTAATCAAGAACGAGCTTTTTTTTCTTTTGGAAAAGTTTTCCGAAACGACGAAGAAGACTCAACTCATTCCCATCAATTTAATCAATTAGATTTAGTTGCAACCGGAAAATACACCGTCTCACATCTTAAAGGGTTGCTTAGTGATTTGCTTGAATTTGTCTTTGAAACAAAATTAGAAACCCGTTTTCGGCCATCATATTTCCCATTTACGCAACCTTCTTTTGAAGTAGATATTTTTTATCAAGGGCGTTGAATTGAGGTTTTAGGATGTGGACTTTTACACCCGAAAGTTATGAAAAATGCCGGATTTACTGATAAAAATATTTACGGAATTGCTGCTGGAATTGGGATTGAAAGACTAGCTGCTATTAAATTCGGAATAAGTGATATTCGTGAATTTTATAAAAATGATTTACGTTTTTTAAAACAATTTTGATAGGTAAAAAAAAATGCTTTTTTCATTAAGAAGATTAAAAAAAATAGCTAATATTGATCATATTAGCGACGAAAAAGTGGTTGATGCTTTGATTAGTCTTAGTTTTGAAGTTGATAAAATTTCAAAACTAAACGAAATTTCCGGCGTAAAATTTGGAAATATTCTTGAAGTTAAAAAAAATGAAAATGCTGACAATTTACAGATTTGTCAAGTTCAATTTGATGACAAAATAAGACAAATTCAAACTGCAGCAAAAAATGTCCAAAAAGACAAGCAAGTTTTAGCGTTTGTTCCTGGTTCAACAAATGGAAAAATAACTTTTGAAGCTAAAAAATTGCGCGGTTACATTTCCGAAGGAATGCTAGTTTCAGCTAGTGAATTAGGTTTTAGCACTAAACTTTTAAGCCCAGAACTTGACCAAGGAGTGCTTGTTTTTGATCCAATTTTTGATCTAGAACAAAATCCGCTTGAAATTTTAGAATTATCTGACCTAATTTTAGATATCAAACTTTTATGAAACAGGCCTGATGCAAATTCTTATTTAGTAATAGCAATTGAACTTGCTGCTTTTTTTGGCACAAAATTGGATTTGGAGTTTGACAAACTAAATTTTGACAGCAAAAGCAAGTCAAATTTAGAGATCATTGTTGAAAAAAATGAGTCAAAAGTTGCTGCTATTGAGATTGAAAAAGTTCCTAATCTTGCCTTAGTAGATATTTTTTTACTTTTAAAATCAGGTGTTAAAATTACTGATTTAAGCCAAAATTTTGCTAATTTTGTCTTAATTTACACAGGTCAGCCATCTTATTTTTTACAAACAAATAAAAATCAAAACCAAATTAAATTAACTTATCAAGAAACAAAATTACCGGAAATTCAAAATTCATTTTCCACTTTCCAATTTTGAAACAATGATGAATTAATACTAATTCCTGAAATATTTCAAAAACCAATAGAAAAAGATCAAAATTTATACTTAATAATGCCTAAGTTTGACTCAGCAAAAATTAGGCAAATTAATCATAATTTTAATTTAAGCAGCCCCTCAGCAAGACAACTCGCAAAAAATTATAGTCAAGGAACAACACTTTTAAGCTTGATTTTTTTAGAATTTTTCCTTGAAAAACACGGAATTAATTTTTCTGCGCCAATTAATTTTGACAAAAATCAATTTAATAAAGCGCCTAGCATTAATTTTGGACTTGAAGAAGTCCAAAATATTTTAGGAATTGAACTTGGAGAAAAAGATTTTGAAAAAATTAACTTAATTCTTCAGAAAATCTATTATAATTTTAATTCTCAGAGTTTTTTAGCGCCATTTTATCGTGTTGACATTGAATTTTTTGCCGATTATTCTGCTGATTTTCTTAGATTTTATGGACTTGAAAAATT includes the following:
- a CDS encoding phenylalanine--tRNA ligase subunit beta is translated as MLFSLRRLKKIANIDHISDEKVVDALISLSFEVDKISKLNEISGVKFGNILEVKKNENADNLQICQVQFDDKIRQIQTAAKNVQKDKQVLAFVPGSTNGKITFEAKKLRGYISEGMLVSASELGFSTKLLSPELDQGVLVFDPIFDLEQNPLEILELSDLILDIKLLWNRPDANSYLVIAIELAAFFGTKLDLEFDKLNFDSKSKSNLEIIVEKNESKVAAIEIEKVPNLALVDIFLLLKSGVKITDLSQNFANFVLIYTGQPSYFLQTNKNQNQIKLTYQETKLPEIQNSFSTFQFWNNDELILIPEIFQKPIEKDQNLYLIMPKFDSAKIRQINHNFNLSSPSARQLAKNYSQGTTLLSLIFLEFFLEKHGINFSAPINFDKNQFNKAPSINFGLEEVQNILGIELGEKDFEKINLILQKIYYNFNSQSFLAPFYRVDIEFFADYSADFLRFYGLEKLGNKKLAKVERSIFVVDPKPIQLKTLGYFEANSFLLISQSENFNPLNLKTQTLSTYTSQEHTTIRYSLAWQLAKIIKYNVKRKMNDISLYETGSVSEKHQVFAMASTVYNFETLKDHLKILYSDNFSFKPAKSEFLNPSVSQFIYWNNVLVGWVGQIDEKYDYQNINFLEIIVSKIDLEQKNKLVKFEPYDNSQLKYRDITLSLDKNDIPDTYLDVIKKIPEIFSIKLKDYVIINNRQKITYRVTGTDKVCQEIDKFYK